Proteins co-encoded in one Callospermophilus lateralis isolate mCalLat2 chromosome 2, mCalLat2.hap1, whole genome shotgun sequence genomic window:
- the Spaca9 gene encoding sperm acrosome-associated protein 9 isoform X2, translating to MEHYCNNSTDRRILLMFLDICSELNRLCQHFEAMHSGTPVTNNILDKCKTLVSQSNDLSTLRAKYPHDVVNHLSCDEARNHYGGVVSLIPIVLDLMKEWIAHSEKLPRKALQHVSEPAACQNVTRAAACPARTAGTQRWLRKHKCRQLEKDRLKPRGRDKGHSKPPWRPPGGKL from the exons ATGGAACACTACTGTAACAACTCCACAGACCGGCGGATCCTGCTCATGTTCCTGGACATCTGTTCAGAGCTGAACAGGCTCTGCCAGCACTTTGAGGCCATGCACTCTGGCACCCCAGTCACCAACAACATCCTTGACAAATGCAAAACCTTGGTTAGCCAAAGCAATGACCTGAGCACCCTCAGAGCAAA GTACCCTCACGATGTAGTGAACCACCTCAGCTGTGATGAGGCCAGGAACCACTATGGTGGTGTGGTCAGCCTCATCCCCATTGTCCTGGACCTTATGAAAGAGTGGATCGCTCACTCGGAGAAGCTGCCCCGCAAAGCGCTGCAGCACGTGAGTGAGCCCGCAGCATGTCAGAATGTCACCAGGGCAGCCGCTTGTCCTGCCCGGACCGCAGGCACCCAGCGTTGGTTAAGAAAGCACAAATGTAGGCAGCTGGAAAAAGACCGCCTCAAACCCAGGGGGCGAGACAAAGGACATTCCAAGCCTCCCTGGAGGCCGCCCGGTGGGAAACTGTAA
- the Spaca9 gene encoding sperm acrosome-associated protein 9 isoform X1, producing MNEAKETLRGIEQKYKLFQQQQFTFIAALEHCRENAHDKIRPISSIEQVQSYMEHYCNNSTDRRILLMFLDICSELNRLCQHFEAMHSGTPVTNNILDKCKTLVSQSNDLSTLRAKYPHDVVNHLSCDEARNHYGGVVSLIPIVLDLMKEWIAHSEKLPRKALQHVSEPAACQNVTRAAACPARTAGTQRWLRKHKCRQLEKDRLKPRGRDKGHSKPPWRPPGGKL from the exons ATGAATGAGGCCAAAGAGACCCTCCGTGGCATTGAGCAGAAGTACAAGCTGTTCCAACAGCAGCAGTTCACCTTCATCGCAGCTCTGGAGCATTGCAGGGAGAACGCACATGACAAGATCCGGCCCATCTCCAGCATCGAACAG GTGCAGAGCTACATGGAACACTACTGTAACAACTCCACAGACCGGCGGATCCTGCTCATGTTCCTGGACATCTGTTCAGAGCTGAACAGGCTCTGCCAGCACTTTGAGGCCATGCACTCTGGCACCCCAGTCACCAACAACATCCTTGACAAATGCAAAACCTTGGTTAGCCAAAGCAATGACCTGAGCACCCTCAGAGCAAA GTACCCTCACGATGTAGTGAACCACCTCAGCTGTGATGAGGCCAGGAACCACTATGGTGGTGTGGTCAGCCTCATCCCCATTGTCCTGGACCTTATGAAAGAGTGGATCGCTCACTCGGAGAAGCTGCCCCGCAAAGCGCTGCAGCACGTGAGTGAGCCCGCAGCATGTCAGAATGTCACCAGGGCAGCCGCTTGTCCTGCCCGGACCGCAGGCACCCAGCGTTGGTTAAGAAAGCACAAATGTAGGCAGCTGGAAAAAGACCGCCTCAAACCCAGGGGGCGAGACAAAGGACATTCCAAGCCTCCCTGGAGGCCGCCCGGTGGGAAACTGTAA
- the Spaca9 gene encoding sperm acrosome-associated protein 9 isoform X3 has protein sequence MNEAKETLRGIEQKYKLFQQQQFTFIAALEHCRENAHDKIRPISSIEQVQSYMEHYCNNSTDRRILLMFLDICSELNRLCQHFEAMHSGTPVTNNILDKCKTLVSQSNDLSTLRAKYPHDVVNHLSCDEARNHYGGVVSLIPIVLDLMKEWIAHSEKLPRKALQHGTT, from the exons ATGAATGAGGCCAAAGAGACCCTCCGTGGCATTGAGCAGAAGTACAAGCTGTTCCAACAGCAGCAGTTCACCTTCATCGCAGCTCTGGAGCATTGCAGGGAGAACGCACATGACAAGATCCGGCCCATCTCCAGCATCGAACAG GTGCAGAGCTACATGGAACACTACTGTAACAACTCCACAGACCGGCGGATCCTGCTCATGTTCCTGGACATCTGTTCAGAGCTGAACAGGCTCTGCCAGCACTTTGAGGCCATGCACTCTGGCACCCCAGTCACCAACAACATCCTTGACAAATGCAAAACCTTGGTTAGCCAAAGCAATGACCTGAGCACCCTCAGAGCAAA GTACCCTCACGATGTAGTGAACCACCTCAGCTGTGATGAGGCCAGGAACCACTATGGTGGTGTGGTCAGCCTCATCCCCATTGTCCTGGACCTTATGAAAGAGTGGATCGCTCACTCGGAGAAGCTGCCCCGCAAAGCGCTGCAGCAC GGGACGACTTAG